CGCGGTGTGCCGGTCGGGTTCGCCGAGGCGCTGGCGGTGCCGGTGGCGGCGAACCTGGCGACCGCGCCCCTGGTCGCCGCGCTGTCCGGTCAGGTCAGCCTGGTCGCGGTGGTGGCGAACCTGCTGGTCGGGCCGGTGGTGGCGCCGGCCACGGTGCTCGGGGTGTCGGCCGCGGTGCTGGCGCAGGCGCACGAACCGGCGGCACGGCTGGTCGTCGAGCTGGCCGGGCCCGCGGTGGGCTGGCTGATCACCGTGGGTCGGCACGCCGCGGCGGTGCCGGGTGCGGCGGTCGGGTGGCCCGGGGGCTGGACCGGCGGGCTGCTGCTGGTCGGGGTGCTGGTGCTCGGCTGGGTGGTGCTCCGGGTGCGGCGGCTGCGGGTGTTGGCCGCGGTGGCGGTGGTCGGGGTGGTGGTGGCCCTGGTGCCGTTGAAGGTGGTCTCGCCGGGCTGGCCGGTGCCGGGCTGGTCGGTGGTCGCCTGCGACGTCGGCCAGGGCGACGCGGTGGTCCTGGCCACCGCGGAGCACGACCGGGCGGTGCTGGTCGACACCGGTCCGGAGCCGGTGCCGGTGCTGTCGTGCCTGCGGCGGTTGGGGGTGCGGCGCATCCCGCTGGTGGTGCTCAGCCACCTGCACGCCGACCACGTCGGCGGGCTGGGCGCGGTGCTGGCGGAACGGGAAGTGGGCGCGGTGGCCGTGGGGCCGGCGCGCCAACCGGAATGGGCTTGGGAGGAGGTGCGCGCACAAGCGCGGGCGGCGGGTGTCCGCGTGGTCGAGCTGGGCGTCGGGCAGCGGCTGGGCTGGCCGGGACTGCGGCTCGACGTGCTGGCTCCGCGAGCGGGCCCGGTGGGCAGGACGAACACGGCGATCAACGACGCCTCGCTGGTGCTGCGGGCCTCGACCGGGGCCGGGCGGGTGCTGTTGACCGGGGACGTCGAGCTGGTCGGCCAGGCGGACCTGCTCGGCGGGCACGTCGACCTGGGGGCTGACGTGCTGAAGGTGCCGCACCACGGGTCGCGGTACTCGTCACCGGAGTTTCTCGCGGCCGTCCGGCCGCGGGTCGCGCTGGTGAGCGTCGGCGCGGGCAACCGCTACGGCCATCCCAGCGCGGTGGTGGTCGACGCCCTGGCGCACCAGGGCGCGCTGGTGCTGCGCACCGACCGGGACGGCGACACCGCCGTCCTCGCCGGGGAGAACGGACCGCGGGTCGCCCGCCGGGGCGACCCGCTGAACAACGCGAGAGGGAGCAACCGTGAACACGAGCACGAAGAAGGACACGTGGATCCGGCTCAACACCGGCTGGAGCCGGCCCGGCGACCACCGGGCGCTGGGGTGGGCGCTGTGGCAACCCAGCTACACCGCCCAGCCGTGGCCACGCGACGAGCTGCGGCCCGCTTTCACCTACTACGTGTGCGAGGAGCGGCCCGACGGCGAGCGCGGGATCATCGCCAGGGCCACCGCCACCGGCGTGGTCGGCACCGCCGAGGTGGCCTCCGCCGACGCGGCCTACCGCCTGGTCGCCGACACCCTGTTCGACGACGCCCTGGCGATACCGCCGGAGGAGTGGCACACCGAGCGCTACAACGCGGAAAAGGCGAAGCGGCCGTGGCCGCAACTGCTGACGGCGTGGCGCGTGGTCACCGAACCGGTGAGGCCGCGCGTCCTGCCCGAGCTGAGCGCCTTCCCGCGCACCGGCTGGTTGCGCACATCGGGGATCGCGCTGTGACGGCCGCACCGGGGTCGAACGCCATGAAGTCGGCTGCCACGGGGGTGACTGCCACAGGGGGAGCTGTCGCGAGAGCAACTGTCGCGGGAGCGGCTGTCGCGGGGGCGACTGCCACGGGAGCGGCTGCTACGGGGCAGCCTGGAGCGGACCCGGCCGGAGCAGGTCTGGCCGGAGCGGGCCCGGGTGGAGCGGAGCGGGCCAGGGGAGGAGCAACCGGGCTGGGAGCCGCGGGAGTGGACCCCGGTGGGAGCGTGCCCGCCGAGGTCCGCCTCGACAATCCCGGTCCTGGTCCCAGCTCCGGTTCCAGTCCCGGCCGCAGTCCCGGTCTCAGTGCCGGTCTCAGTCCTGGAGGGCGTTCAGCACGGCCTCCGCCGAGGGCGGCACGTTCGCCCGCGGGCCGACCCGGTCGCCGAGCGCGTCGAGGGTCTTGAGGCCGTCGCCGGTGATCAGCAGCACCGTCTCGCCGTCCGGGTCCAGCTTGCCCTGCTCGACGAGCTTCTTCGCGGTCGCCACCGTCACGCCGCCGGCGGTCTCGGCGAAGATGCCCTCGGTGCGGGCCAGCAGCCGGATGCCCTCGACGACCTCTTCGTCGGTGACGTCCTCGATCGCACCGCCGGTGCGGCGCACGGCGTCGAGCACGTAGGGGCCGTCGGCGGGGGCGCCGATCGCCAGCGAGCGGGCGATGGTGTCCGGGCGCACCGGGGAGACCACGTCGTGACCGGCCTTGAAGGCGGCCGAGACGGGGGAGCACCCGGTGGCCTGGGCGCCGAACACCCGGTACGGGGTCTGCTCGACCAGGTCGAGTTCACCCAGTTCGCGGAACGCCTTGTCGACCTTGGTCAGCTGGGAGCCGGACGCGATGGGGACCACGATCTGGTCGGGCAGGCGCCAGCCGAGCTGTTCGGCGACCTCGAAGCCCAGCGTCTTGGAGCCCTCGGCGTAGTAGGGGCGGACGTTGACGTTGACGAACGCCCAGTCCTCGTGCTCGGCGGCGAGTTCCTGGGCCAGCCGGTTCACGTCGTCGTAGTTGCCGTCGACGGTGATCAGGTTGCCGTCGTAGACGGCGGTCATGAGGATCTTCGCCCGCTCCAGGCTGGAGGGCACCAGGACCACCGACCGCCAGCCGGCGCGGGCCGCCGCGGCGGCGACGGCGTTGGCGAGGTTGCCGGTGGACGGGCAGGCCAGGACCTTGAAGCCCAGTTCGCGGGCGGCGGCGAGGGCGACGCCGACGACGCGGTCCTTAAAGGAGTGGGTGGGGTTGCCGGTGTCGTCCTTGACCCAGACCTTGCGCAGGCCCAGGGCCTTGGCGAGGCGGTCGGCCTCGACCAGGCGGGTGCCGCCGGGGCTGGTGTTGGGGTGCGACTCGACGGTGGAGGGCACGGGGAGGAGGCTCTTGTAGCGCCAGATCGAGCGGGGGCCTGCCTCGATGTCCTCACGGCGGACCCGGCCGAAGTCGTAGGCCACTTCCAGGGGGCCGAAACACTCCAGACAGGCGTATTCCGGGGCGAGCGGCGTCTCGTGCCCGCACTCGCGGCACGACAGGGCGCGCGCGGGACCGAGGTCGAAGGAGGTGGTGGTGGCCGAGGGTGCACTGACAGCAGTCATCGCGAGGTATCTCCTCATCTTTCCCGCGTCGCGGGTCGGAATTGGCACCGTGGTCGCCAGCGAACGCTGTGCGACGGGTTGCCGGGGCTTCTTCGGGCCGATCCCTCTGCCCCTCTGGATGAGCGGTATTCAGTTGTTGTCGCCTCAACCTACGACACGATCCCGACCCGTAGCCAGCGAAGTCCACCATCCGGACGGCGGACGGGCGTGGGAGGATCGCGGCCGTGAGTGCGCCCGCTGACACGCCCGATGCCGTTCACCTGGTCGTGGGCGAGGAGGAGTTGCTGGTCGAACGCGCTGTTCG
This portion of the Saccharothrix syringae genome encodes:
- the thrC gene encoding threonine synthase, with translation MTAVSAPSATTTSFDLGPARALSCRECGHETPLAPEYACLECFGPLEVAYDFGRVRREDIEAGPRSIWRYKSLLPVPSTVESHPNTSPGGTRLVEADRLAKALGLRKVWVKDDTGNPTHSFKDRVVGVALAAARELGFKVLACPSTGNLANAVAAAAARAGWRSVVLVPSSLERAKILMTAVYDGNLITVDGNYDDVNRLAQELAAEHEDWAFVNVNVRPYYAEGSKTLGFEVAEQLGWRLPDQIVVPIASGSQLTKVDKAFRELGELDLVEQTPYRVFGAQATGCSPVSAAFKAGHDVVSPVRPDTIARSLAIGAPADGPYVLDAVRRTGGAIEDVTDEEVVEGIRLLARTEGIFAETAGGVTVATAKKLVEQGKLDPDGETVLLITGDGLKTLDALGDRVGPRANVPPSAEAVLNALQD
- a CDS encoding DNA internalization-related competence protein ComEC/Rec2, coding for MNPRAHLVPAALAVWSTALAGLLWTWWAAPAVGLTAAVVGGLALRPWRPAAVAVAVAGPVAACWIGFQAHASAHHPLRADAERGTSATLHFELDNRPHGLRTSGFGSQAGGIDLVLAHATLDDGGRVVVLAPAEGWQDLLPGQHVTARGALVPPRRGELTVAVLRVRGPPRAVTGALVWQRVAEDLRAGLRDASTALDPEPAGLLPALVVGDTSRLAPRVVEEFRTAGLAHVLAVSGANLAILCGAVLLLLRRFHVGPRGCAAGAMAALVGFVVLAGPEPSVLRAAVMGAVALLALVLGRERSALPALAAAVVVLVLYDPELATDPGFGLSAVATAALVLLAPRWSAAMRERGVPVGFAEALAVPVAANLATAPLVAALSGQVSLVAVVANLLVGPVVAPATVLGVSAAVLAQAHEPAARLVVELAGPAVGWLITVGRHAAAVPGAAVGWPGGWTGGLLLVGVLVLGWVVLRVRRLRVLAAVAVVGVVVALVPLKVVSPGWPVPGWSVVACDVGQGDAVVLATAEHDRAVLVDTGPEPVPVLSCLRRLGVRRIPLVVLSHLHADHVGGLGAVLAEREVGAVAVGPARQPEWAWEEVRAQARAAGVRVVELGVGQRLGWPGLRLDVLAPRAGPVGRTNTAINDASLVLRASTGAGRVLLTGDVELVGQADLLGGHVDLGADVLKVPHHGSRYSSPEFLAAVRPRVALVSVGAGNRYGHPSAVVVDALAHQGALVLRTDRDGDTAVLAGENGPRVARRGDPLNNARGSNREHEHEEGHVDPAQHRLEPARRPPGAGVGAVATQLHRPAVATRRAAARFHLLRVRGAARRRARDHRQGHRHRRGRHRRGGLRRRGLPPGRRHPVRRRPGDTAGGVAHRALQRGKGEAAVAATADGVARGHRTGEAARPARAERLPAHRLVAHIGDRAVTAAPGSNAMKSAATGVTATGGAVARATVAGAAVAGATATGAAATGQPGADPAGAGLAGAGPGGAERARGGATGLGAAGVDPGGSVPAEVRLDNPGPGPSSGSSPGRSPGLSAGLSPGGRSARPPPRAARSPAGRPGRRARRGS